In the genome of Deltaproteobacteria bacterium, one region contains:
- a CDS encoding rod shape-determining protein codes for MINKFLGLFSRDLAIDLGTANTLIYVKGKGIVSSEPSVVAVHKDTQGFKKVLAVGNEAKKMLGRTPGSIVAIRPMKDGVIADFEITEAMLRYFIQKVHNRKTLVRPRIIICVPSGITQVEQRAVRESAEFAGAREVYLIEEPMAAAIGAGLPITEPSGNMIVDIGGGTTEVAVISLSGIVYSKSVRVGGDKLDEAIVQYIKRKYNLLVGEQTAELIKMNIGTVHPKSETKILEIKGRDLVAGIPKTLEITSDEIKEAMSEPTNAIVEAVRIALERTPPELAAEIVDKGIVLAGGGALLNGLDELLRRETGLPVTIADDPLSCVVVGSGKALDELSLLKEIRVNA; via the coding sequence TTGATTAATAAATTCCTGGGACTGTTCTCCAGGGATCTTGCCATCGATTTGGGAACAGCAAACACACTTATATACGTCAAGGGGAAGGGCATCGTAAGCAGCGAGCCTTCTGTGGTGGCAGTACATAAAGACACACAGGGATTCAAGAAAGTGCTCGCCGTCGGCAATGAAGCGAAAAAAATGCTCGGAAGAACACCGGGAAGCATCGTTGCAATCCGTCCCATGAAAGACGGCGTTATTGCCGACTTTGAAATAACGGAGGCCATGCTCAGGTACTTTATTCAGAAAGTGCACAACAGGAAAACCCTGGTAAGGCCGAGAATCATCATATGCGTGCCTTCAGGAATCACGCAGGTAGAGCAAAGGGCCGTCAGGGAATCTGCCGAATTTGCAGGCGCAAGGGAAGTTTATCTCATAGAAGAACCCATGGCTGCGGCCATCGGGGCGGGCCTTCCCATTACGGAACCTTCGGGCAACATGATCGTAGACATCGGGGGCGGAACAACGGAAGTTGCCGTCATATCCCTCTCCGGCATTGTTTACAGCAAGTCGGTAAGGGTCGGCGGTGACAAGCTGGACGAAGCTATCGTCCAGTATATAAAACGAAAATACAATCTTCTTGTGGGGGAGCAGACGGCAGAACTAATCAAAATGAATATCGGCACCGTTCATCCAAAAAGCGAAACGAAGATACTGGAAATCAAGGGCAGAGACCTCGTTGCGGGAATTCCCAAGACCCTGGAAATCACCTCCGATGAGATCAAGGAAGCCATGAGCGAGCCTACAAACGCTATCGTCGAGGCAGTAAGGATCGCCCTTGAAAGAACACCCCCTGAGCTGGCAGCGGAAATCGTCGACAAGGGGATAGTGCTTGCCGGGGGAGGAGCGCTTCTAAACGGGCTTGACGAGCTTTTAAGAAGGGAAACGGGACTGCCTGTGACCATTGCGGATGATCCCCTCTCCTGTGTTGTCGTCGGTTCGGGGAAAGCGCTTGATGAGTTGTCGCTGCTTAAGGAGATCAGGGTAAACGCTTAA
- a CDS encoding SurA N-terminal domain-containing protein: MLGLMRRHSRSIFIKLIYVGLILSFVVWGIGTYQSRDSFIAARVDGEEISMSEYQRTFDNMLNSLKENMKENFKEEMIEAFNLKKQAMDSLINNILLRKEAKRLSLRAEDNEIQGRIDSYPAFQKDGRFDKATYRLVLKNNRLKPADFEEEQRRLILMWKAESAIKNSAAVTDDEVLASFVEQKETVSLDYIKVSPDKFKGRVKPSSAEVQEYFAANMGEFTIPERVKMGYALFKPEDFVKKIKLTPEEYEDYYNSYIDDFTIPGEVRASHILLKFNDNREEAKAKAGELLEGIKGGEDFAALAAEHSEDPLSAGKGGDLGFFGPGDMVKDFEEAAYALEKGAVSEVVESVYGYHIIKVTDIKEEKVTPLAEVKGKIRKVLESEISRELAESMAEDIYYEALRGKNLEELVKEEKIPFKTTGFFNLDNIPAQFDPLREVVLSANAEAPGWVSRPREAEGKFYILTLINKEAPREPRLEEVKAAVTAAVKEKKAREVAAALGEKLLEGIKKGLDLKKTASNNGLKLESTDHFSRVAHSIPGIGVSQEIVVDVFQLSSEKSISEKTYNVGNNIFVVGLKEKKDADPAEYEKERESFRSRLLEQRRDEVFRRWLDEARKNADIIYNEDLADLKG; this comes from the coding sequence ATGTTAGGTTTAATGCGCAGACATTCACGTTCAATTTTTATCAAACTAATCTATGTGGGGCTCATATTAAGCTTTGTTGTCTGGGGGATTGGTACTTACCAGAGCAGGGACAGCTTCATTGCAGCCAGGGTGGATGGTGAAGAAATCAGCATGTCGGAATACCAGCGGACCTTTGATAACATGCTCAACTCTTTAAAGGAGAATATGAAGGAAAACTTTAAGGAGGAGATGATCGAGGCCTTTAATCTCAAAAAGCAGGCAATGGACTCGCTTATTAACAACATCCTCCTCCGGAAGGAGGCAAAAAGGCTGAGCCTTCGCGCTGAGGATAACGAAATTCAGGGCAGGATAGACTCATACCCCGCTTTTCAGAAGGATGGCCGCTTTGATAAGGCAACTTACCGCCTGGTGCTCAAGAATAACCGGCTCAAACCTGCTGATTTTGAGGAAGAGCAGAGACGACTGATCCTCATGTGGAAAGCGGAAAGCGCCATAAAGAACAGCGCTGCAGTTACCGATGATGAGGTGCTAGCTTCGTTTGTGGAGCAAAAAGAGACGGTCAGCCTGGATTACATCAAGGTTTCTCCGGATAAATTCAAGGGCCGGGTTAAGCCTTCATCTGCCGAGGTGCAGGAATACTTTGCCGCCAATATGGGCGAATTTACTATCCCTGAAAGGGTAAAAATGGGCTATGCCCTTTTCAAGCCCGAAGATTTTGTCAAGAAGATCAAGCTTACTCCCGAAGAATATGAGGACTATTATAACAGCTATATCGATGATTTTACTATTCCGGGAGAAGTTCGGGCGAGCCATATTCTGCTTAAGTTCAATGACAACCGTGAAGAGGCGAAAGCGAAAGCCGGGGAGTTGCTTGAAGGGATTAAAGGCGGGGAAGATTTTGCGGCGCTGGCTGCGGAGCATTCGGAAGATCCCTTATCTGCCGGCAAAGGCGGCGATCTGGGTTTCTTTGGTCCCGGGGATATGGTTAAGGACTTTGAAGAGGCCGCTTATGCCCTGGAGAAGGGCGCTGTTAGTGAGGTTGTGGAAAGTGTCTATGGTTATCATATTATAAAGGTAACCGATATTAAGGAGGAGAAGGTTACTCCTCTTGCCGAGGTTAAGGGGAAGATCAGGAAGGTGCTTGAATCAGAAATATCGAGGGAGCTTGCCGAGAGCATGGCCGAAGATATTTATTATGAAGCCCTGAGAGGGAAAAACCTGGAAGAACTGGTCAAGGAAGAAAAGATTCCTTTCAAGACAACCGGTTTCTTTAATCTGGATAATATTCCCGCACAATTTGATCCTCTTAGAGAGGTTGTCTTGTCGGCCAATGCGGAAGCGCCGGGATGGGTGAGCAGACCCAGAGAGGCTGAGGGGAAGTTTTACATTCTTACCCTTATAAATAAAGAAGCGCCGAGAGAGCCCAGGCTCGAGGAAGTAAAAGCCGCCGTCACGGCGGCGGTAAAAGAGAAAAAGGCAAGAGAGGTGGCCGCTGCCCTGGGAGAAAAGCTCCTGGAAGGGATCAAAAAAGGGTTAGACCTTAAAAAGACCGCTTCAAATAACGGTCTGAAACTGGAATCGACAGATCATTTCAGCAGGGTAGCCCATTCCATCCCGGGAATTGGCGTGTCGCAGGAAATAGTAGTGGATGTGTTTCAGTTGAGCAGTGAAAAGTCCATTTCTGAAAAAACCTACAACGTTGGAAACAATATTTTTGTTGTGGGCCTTAAAGAGAAGAAGGATGCTGATCCCGCGGAATATGAAAAAGAGAGAGAGAGCTTTCGTTCCAGACTTCTTGAGCAGAGAAGAGACGAGGTATTCAGGCGCTGGCTCGATGAGGCGAGGAAAAATGCCGACATCATTTATAACGAAGATTTGGCAGACCTGAAAGGGTAA
- a CDS encoding ketopantoate reductase family protein, which translates to MKIAVAGPGGVGAYYGGLLARGGMDVTFLGRGKHLEALKTEGLRVKSYKGDFHINVKAGDNPSETGICDLILFCVKSFDTKEVAQFIAPMVGTETIIISLQNGVDNEEQLGQILGMEKVMAGVAFIGSRMEEPGLIVHSAAGSITFGEIEGGLSERGEKVCRTFQSCGIEARLSEDIKKVMWQKMVWNCGFNAITALTGCAVSNILSDKSTREVVQKAMEEVVDLAQGLGIAVSRDLPQKTIAHTEKQGEIKTSMLMDMEKGRRMEIEALNGAVSKRGKELKRETPVNDTLYSMVRAINKKRGF; encoded by the coding sequence ATGAAAATTGCAGTGGCAGGCCCCGGCGGTGTAGGCGCTTACTATGGAGGTCTGCTTGCCCGTGGAGGTATGGATGTTACCTTTCTCGGCAGGGGAAAACACCTGGAAGCTTTAAAAACAGAGGGTCTCAGGGTAAAAAGCTATAAGGGTGATTTTCATATTAACGTCAAGGCGGGCGACAATCCTTCCGAAACAGGAATTTGTGACCTTATCCTTTTCTGTGTCAAGTCCTTCGACACAAAGGAGGTGGCTCAGTTCATTGCACCCATGGTTGGAACTGAAACAATAATTATTTCCCTCCAAAACGGTGTAGATAATGAAGAGCAGCTGGGACAAATTCTGGGCATGGAAAAGGTGATGGCAGGCGTTGCCTTCATAGGCTCCCGCATGGAAGAGCCTGGACTCATCGTTCACAGCGCTGCCGGGAGCATAACCTTCGGCGAAATCGAGGGCGGCCTCTCTGAAAGAGGAGAAAAGGTCTGCCGGACATTCCAGTCCTGCGGCATAGAGGCAAGACTTTCAGAGGACATCAAAAAGGTAATGTGGCAGAAAATGGTATGGAACTGCGGTTTTAATGCCATTACCGCCCTGACGGGATGCGCCGTCAGTAATATACTGTCAGACAAGTCGACAAGAGAGGTTGTCCAAAAAGCGATGGAAGAAGTTGTTGACCTGGCACAGGGCCTCGGCATTGCCGTTTCCCGTGACCTTCCCCAAAAAACAATTGCCCACACGGAAAAACAGGGTGAGATAAAGACTTCCATGCTCATGGACATGGAAAAGGGCCGGCGAATGGAGATAGAAGCGTTAAATGGCGCAGTATCAAAAAGGGGAAAAGAACTCAAAAGAGAAACACCGGTAAACGACACCCTCTACAGCATGGTCAGGGCCATAAACAAAAAGAGAGGTTTTTAA
- a CDS encoding phosphatidylglycerophosphatase A, whose protein sequence is MSTRQIKEKTFSDHVVLFIATGGYSGYFPFAPGTAGTVAAIPVYLLFAMPGHILYLLLFAILLPLSFWASGRAEKIFGAKDSGMIVIDEIAGYLVTMFMVPAGWQYVVAGFFLFRFFDISKIYPAGSMEKIGGGVGVVMDDIVAGVYANLSLWLLIYVGALPW, encoded by the coding sequence ATGAGTACTAGGCAAATCAAAGAGAAAACATTCTCCGATCATGTTGTTCTTTTTATTGCAACGGGAGGGTATAGCGGTTACTTTCCCTTTGCCCCCGGGACGGCAGGGACGGTTGCCGCCATTCCTGTTTACCTCCTCTTTGCCATGCCCGGTCACATCCTTTACCTGCTCCTTTTCGCAATACTTCTTCCTCTGTCATTCTGGGCCTCGGGCCGTGCCGAGAAGATTTTCGGAGCAAAAGACAGCGGCATGATCGTTATTGATGAAATTGCCGGTTATCTTGTGACCATGTTTATGGTCCCTGCGGGGTGGCAGTATGTGGTTGCCGGTTTTTTTCTTTTCCGGTTCTTTGATATCAGTAAAATTTACCCCGCCGGGTCCATGGAAAAGATCGGCGGTGGTGTGGGTGTTGTTATGGATGATATCGTTGCCGGTGTTTACGCCAACCTCTCCCTTTGGTTGCTTATCTATGTGGGTGCTCTCCCGTGGTAG
- a CDS encoding nicotinamide-nucleotide amidohydrolase family protein — MVDKRKVAPSAEVIVVGNNLVLNHLGDAARKYVASGLVKAGFRVERFSLIGDDEKALEELLSKGLETPDADVLIVVGGIGKESGDIASRAAARVTGRRLVVSNDILGHMRSALESRGREMSPSDERLALIPQKAQVLKNPVGPVCGFMLKEGRKKLFFIPGRSGYIQAISSESLFPLLAEEAPGKGLAFNRLFHTFGLKEERMKALLAQAIPPVEGVEITYSHALEETAVSLSATGAKGEKRLEKLTSIVRESLGDWIFAEEGGTMEETVGNLLRLKRASLATAESCTGGGIGNRITNVSGSSDYFEMGVIAYSNEAKTKLLGLQPSLIEKKGAVSSEVALLMAQGVRRLGRATFGLAVTGLAGPRGGNRKKPVGTVFIAFAWEEGSCFEKYNFEGSREEIKKLTSQAALDFLRRELVKR, encoded by the coding sequence GTGGTAGACAAGCGAAAGGTGGCGCCTTCAGCTGAGGTTATCGTTGTGGGAAATAACCTTGTTTTAAACCATCTCGGTGATGCGGCCAGGAAATATGTTGCATCGGGGCTGGTCAAGGCAGGGTTCAGGGTAGAAAGGTTCTCTCTCATCGGGGATGATGAAAAGGCCCTGGAAGAATTGCTGTCAAAGGGCCTTGAAACTCCTGATGCCGATGTTCTTATTGTTGTGGGAGGTATTGGGAAGGAGTCTGGCGACATTGCCTCCAGGGCTGCCGCCAGGGTGACGGGAAGGAGGCTGGTCGTTTCCAACGATATTCTGGGGCATATGAGGTCGGCACTTGAATCAAGAGGGAGAGAGATGTCTCCTTCCGATGAAAGGCTTGCCCTTATTCCGCAAAAAGCGCAGGTACTGAAAAATCCGGTAGGCCCTGTTTGTGGATTTATGCTGAAAGAGGGCAGGAAAAAACTTTTTTTTATTCCCGGCAGGTCCGGTTATATTCAGGCTATTTCATCGGAAAGTCTCTTTCCTCTTTTAGCTGAAGAGGCTCCCGGTAAGGGGCTTGCCTTTAACCGCCTCTTTCATACTTTCGGCCTTAAAGAAGAGAGAATGAAGGCGCTCCTTGCCCAGGCAATACCGCCTGTTGAGGGTGTGGAGATCACTTATAGCCATGCTCTTGAAGAGACGGCCGTCAGCCTTTCTGCCACAGGGGCAAAGGGAGAGAAGAGGCTGGAGAAGCTGACGTCCATCGTGAGAGAATCGCTCGGTGACTGGATCTTTGCAGAAGAAGGCGGAACGATGGAAGAGACGGTGGGAAACCTGCTCAGGCTTAAAAGGGCGAGCCTCGCGACGGCAGAGTCCTGTACCGGTGGAGGAATCGGGAACCGCATTACCAACGTATCGGGCAGTTCCGACTATTTCGAGATGGGTGTTATTGCTTATTCAAATGAGGCAAAAACCAAACTTCTCGGTCTTCAGCCTTCCCTTATTGAAAAGAAGGGCGCCGTCAGTTCGGAAGTTGCCCTTCTCATGGCGCAGGGAGTGCGCCGGCTCGGCAGGGCGACCTTCGGGCTTGCCGTCACAGGTCTTGCCGGGCCACGGGGCGGAAACAGGAAAAAACCGGTAGGGACCGTTTTTATTGCTTTTGCATGGGAAGAGGGGAGTTGTTTCGAAAAGTATAATTTTGAGGGAAGCAGGGAAGAAATTAAAAAACTGACTTCCCAGGCGGCCCTCGATTTTTTGAGAAGAGAACTTGTAAAGCGATAG
- the thpR gene encoding RNA 2',3'-cyclic phosphodiesterase — protein MKRKEEDEIRSFIALDLSPSNLLGIKRLQEGLKQRSAGVRWLKTESIHLTLKFLGNINEEKVEALCAALGALRESHSFFHLSPSRVGAFPRLDRPRVIWLGVEGDLDALHSLWRDVEAGCFMAGFEKEKRPFSPHLTLGRVKDFKKAAGLDKALEGMGSFAFEPFRIDAVHLYRSELRPEGAHYTKIKSFPLKGGE, from the coding sequence ATGAAAAGGAAGGAAGAAGATGAGATCAGGAGTTTTATTGCCCTCGATCTTTCACCCTCGAACCTTCTGGGCATAAAAAGACTTCAGGAAGGGTTGAAGCAAAGATCAGCAGGTGTAAGATGGTTAAAGACCGAGTCTATTCATCTTACGCTCAAGTTTTTGGGGAATATAAATGAGGAAAAAGTGGAGGCCCTCTGTGCTGCGCTAGGCGCTTTACGTGAAAGCCATAGCTTTTTTCATCTTTCACCTTCCCGGGTAGGCGCATTTCCCCGGCTTGACCGACCAAGGGTAATCTGGCTCGGTGTGGAAGGGGACCTTGACGCGCTCCATAGTCTCTGGCGGGACGTGGAAGCCGGCTGTTTTATGGCCGGTTTTGAGAAAGAGAAGCGGCCCTTTTCGCCCCACCTGACGCTGGGGCGGGTGAAGGATTTTAAGAAGGCGGCGGGCCTTGACAAGGCTTTGGAAGGAATGGGCTCCTTTGCTTTTGAACCTTTCAGAATTGATGCAGTTCATCTTTACAGGAGTGAATTAAGGCCTGAGGGCGCTCACTATACAAAAATAAAATCTTTTCCCCTCAAGGGGGGAGAGTAA
- the recA gene encoding recombinase RecA, translating into MCADANREKAIELALGQIERQFGKGSIMRMGGESLYNDIQTISTGSIGLDVALGVGGVPTGRVIEIYGPESSGKTTLALHIAAEAQKKGGIVAFVDAEHALDISYAKRLGVKAEDLLISQPDTGEQALEIAEMLVRSGAVDVLVVDSVAALVPRAEIEGEMGDSHMGLQARLMSQALRKLTATISKSGTVLIFINQIRMKIGVMFGNPETTTGGNALKFYSSIRLDIRKAGAIKQGQDNIGSQTKVKVVKNKVAPPFKEVIFDIMYGEGISKEGELVDIGAEIGAVEKSGAWYSFGSERIGQGRENAKSYFRDNPEAALKLEEQILNHYGLSREETAEA; encoded by the coding sequence ATGTGTGCTGATGCAAACAGGGAAAAAGCGATAGAACTGGCCCTCGGTCAGATAGAGAGACAGTTTGGTAAAGGTTCCATTATGAGAATGGGTGGGGAATCTTTATATAACGATATCCAGACCATTTCTACGGGTTCCATCGGGCTTGACGTAGCCCTTGGCGTGGGCGGGGTGCCGACAGGAAGGGTCATAGAAATTTACGGACCTGAATCTTCAGGGAAAACGACACTGGCCCTGCATATTGCGGCAGAGGCCCAGAAAAAAGGTGGCATTGTGGCCTTTGTCGATGCCGAACATGCTCTCGATATTTCTTATGCAAAAAGGCTTGGTGTTAAGGCGGAAGACCTGCTCATTTCCCAGCCTGATACGGGGGAGCAGGCCCTTGAAATCGCTGAAATGCTCGTACGGAGCGGCGCTGTCGATGTGCTCGTTGTCGATTCGGTGGCGGCCCTTGTGCCACGGGCGGAGATTGAGGGTGAAATGGGAGATTCACACATGGGACTTCAGGCCAGGCTCATGTCGCAGGCGCTCAGAAAACTGACGGCCACCATCAGCAAGTCAGGAACGGTCCTTATCTTTATTAACCAGATCAGGATGAAGATCGGCGTTATGTTCGGCAATCCCGAAACGACGACAGGCGGTAATGCCCTCAAATTCTATTCCTCCATCAGGCTTGATATCAGGAAGGCGGGCGCCATCAAGCAGGGGCAGGATAATATCGGCAGCCAGACCAAGGTGAAGGTTGTCAAAAACAAGGTAGCTCCTCCCTTTAAGGAAGTTATCTTTGATATAATGTATGGTGAAGGCATATCGAAAGAGGGTGAACTTGTCGATATCGGCGCTGAAATCGGGGCTGTTGAAAAGAGCGGTGCCTGGTACTCTTTCGGCAGTGAACGTATTGGACAGGGGAGAGAAAATGCCAAGTCCTACTTCAGAGACAATCCTGAGGCGGCATTGAAGCTGGAAGAGCAGATTCTCAATCATTATGGCCTGAGCAGGGAAGAGACGGCAGAGGCATAG
- a CDS encoding type IV pilus twitching motility protein PilT: protein MELDEILKVGAQKGASDVHLKVGLPPIFRIDSVLYPVKNLPRFTAESLSDMIFSIMTESQKKNFRNAHEIDLSYGVKGLGRFRVNVFQQRGTLGAVLRIIPMNVKSPEELHLPKVIERLAEQRRGLILVTGTTGSGKSTTLASMIDYINSSRTAHIITIEDPVEFLHRDKKSVITQREVGFDTLDFSGALRSSLRQDPDVILVGEMRDVETIEIAITAAETGHLVLSTLHTLDAKETINRIVSVFPPHTQHQVRLALSGVLKGVISQRLVVRADGKGRVPAVEVLVSTSRIRECIAEEEKLKEIPDAIAAGHTMYGMQTFDQSLMGLLKKNFITYDDAMKNATNPDDFALKMQGVSSSSDSQWSDFEKEKEKKPEKGDDIDIERF from the coding sequence ATGGAACTTGATGAAATATTAAAAGTGGGCGCCCAAAAAGGGGCTTCCGATGTTCATCTGAAAGTGGGACTTCCTCCTATCTTCAGGATTGATTCCGTCCTTTATCCTGTTAAAAACCTTCCCCGTTTCACAGCTGAATCACTTTCAGACATGATCTTTTCCATTATGACGGAATCCCAGAAGAAGAACTTCAGGAATGCCCATGAAATAGACCTCTCCTATGGTGTTAAGGGGCTGGGCAGATTCAGGGTTAATGTGTTCCAGCAACGAGGCACCCTTGGCGCTGTTTTGAGAATCATTCCCATGAATGTTAAATCCCCTGAAGAGCTTCATCTTCCCAAGGTTATTGAAAGGTTGGCTGAACAGCGGCGAGGCCTGATCCTTGTTACAGGGACGACGGGGAGTGGAAAATCGACGACCCTTGCATCCATGATCGATTACATCAATTCATCCCGTACGGCCCATATCATTACCATAGAGGACCCTGTCGAATTCCTTCACCGCGATAAGAAGAGCGTTATTACCCAGCGTGAAGTCGGTTTTGATACGCTCGATTTTTCAGGGGCCCTGAGAAGTTCACTGAGGCAGGACCCCGATGTCATCCTTGTGGGAGAGATGCGTGACGTGGAGACCATAGAGATAGCCATTACGGCAGCCGAGACGGGTCATCTTGTTCTCTCAACCCTTCATACCCTTGATGCCAAGGAGACCATTAACAGGATTGTTTCCGTATTTCCACCCCATACCCAGCACCAGGTAAGGCTCGCCCTGTCAGGGGTGCTCAAGGGGGTTATTTCCCAGCGTCTCGTCGTCAGAGCCGACGGCAAAGGACGTGTGCCTGCCGTGGAGGTGCTGGTAAGCACATCGAGAATCAGGGAGTGCATTGCCGAAGAAGAAAAACTCAAGGAGATTCCCGATGCTATTGCGGCAGGGCATACCATGTATGGAATGCAGACTTTTGACCAGTCGCTTATGGGACTTCTAAAAAAGAATTTCATTACCTATGATGATGCCATGAAAAATGCCACTAACCCTGATGACTTTGCCCTCAAAATGCAGGGTGTCTCTTCTTCGAGCGACAGCCAGTGGAGTGATTTTGAGAAAGAAAAGGAAAAAAAACCGGAAAAGGGAGATGACATCGATATCGAACGCTTCTGA
- a CDS encoding regulatory protein RecX, translated as MTSISNASEGERARNTACRFLSYCARSTFQVEKKLKERGFAEEVVSETIDRLKELGFLDDASFAESFARDLALVKGFGRFQIEKRLKDKGIEGEALTRAIERVFSEIDEFEAARRLALKKTKGHLNSVRDKAKIGRYLYGRGYSWDIITEILKGLDDRKRDQE; from the coding sequence ATGACATCGATATCGAACGCTTCTGAGGGTGAAAGGGCAAGGAATACTGCCTGCAGATTTCTTTCCTATTGTGCAAGAAGTACCTTTCAAGTAGAAAAAAAGCTGAAAGAGAGAGGTTTTGCTGAAGAGGTTGTCAGTGAAACCATTGACAGGTTAAAGGAACTCGGCTTTCTTGATGATGCCTCCTTTGCAGAGAGCTTTGCCAGGGATCTGGCCCTGGTTAAGGGTTTTGGACGGTTCCAGATAGAGAAAAGGCTTAAAGATAAAGGTATTGAAGGGGAAGCGCTGACCCGGGCCATTGAGAGGGTTTTTTCTGAAATAGATGAATTTGAAGCTGCCCGAAGGCTTGCTTTGAAAAAAACAAAAGGACACTTAAATTCTGTCCGGGATAAGGCGAAAATAGGAAGGTACCTTTATGGCAGGGGCTATTCGTGGGATATTATAACTGAAATATTGAAGGGATTAGATGACCGGAAAAGAGATCAGGAATAG